In the genome of Schistocerca piceifrons isolate TAMUIC-IGC-003096 chromosome X, iqSchPice1.1, whole genome shotgun sequence, one region contains:
- the LOC124722166 gene encoding uncharacterized protein LOC124722166, producing MECQWHPHPSQLIRQFLRDEAVDICLINETHLTPGVDVRAANYSSYRTDRLAAAGGTAVYVRNGVRHHVIQLPPLATLGATGVVVHTSAGAITFVTAYRPPSRPLDPADVDALLSLSGQVFVAGDLNSRHVAWNSRITNATGRCLLRMAERHHRLVVGPYDPTIFPARGQPDIIDIAVVKGIPHQITSTTRTALSSDHVPVVFDKDLDALQQPRRGISLAGINWDRFQAVVTDSLAAAQPPADAGADAALLHFAATTVDAAKAATPPLPRTPPDYSRQLPPDILAVITEKNRIYREWQRTQNANTKRLFNRMRRDVRAAIDNHRHRDWNN from the coding sequence ATGGAATGCCAATGGCATCCGCACCCAAGCCAGTTAATCCGCCAATTTCTTCGCGACGAAGCCGTCGACATCTGTCTTATCAATGAAACGCACCTGACGCCTGGGGTCGACGTCAGGGCGGCGAACTACTCCAGCTACCGCACCGATCGACTGGCGGCGGCCGGAGGGACAGCCGTTTACGTCCGCAATGGCGTTCGTCATCACGTGATACAACTTCCACCACTGGCAACGCTGGGGGCCACTGGTGTCGTCGTTCATACCTCGGCAGGCGCCATCACGTTCGTCACTGCCTATAGACCGCCGTCCCGTCCGCTGGACCCTGCTGACGTCGATGCTCTGCTCTCCCTGAGCGGGCAGGTGTTCGTTGCTGGGGACCTCAATAGCAGACATGTCGCCTGGAACTCCAGGATCACCAATGCCACTGGACGCTGCCTGCTCAGGATGGCAGAACGTCACCACAGGCTTGTGGTGGGGCCGTACGACCCGACTATCTTCCCTGCCCGTGGCCAACCGGACATAATAGACATCGCGGTCGTCAAGGGCATTCCTCATCAGATAACTTCCACGACGAGGACGGCACTGTCTTCTGATCATGTCCCCGTGGTTTTTGACAAAGATCTGGACGCCCTCCAACAGCCCAGGAGAGGCATCTCGCTTGCTGGCATCAACTGGGACAGGTTTCAAGCAGTCGTGACGGACTCGCTCGCCGCCGCCCAGCCCCCTGCGGACGCTGGAGCGGACGCAGCACTACTGCACTTCGCGGCCACCACGGTAGACGCGGCCAAGGCAGCAACGCCGCCCCTACCACGGACTCCGCCTGACTACTCCCGACAGCTGCCGCCGGACATCCTTGCGGTCATCACTGAGAAGAACCGGATCTACAGGGAGTGGCAGAGGACACAAAATGCCAACACCAAGCGCCTCTTCAACAGGATGCGTCGGGACGTCCGAGCCGCCATTGATAACCATCGCCATCGCGATTGGAATAACTAG